TCGTTCGACGTGCAGAGGTAGACCGAAGCGCCGTCGCTCATCAGCGTCGTGCCGGCCAGGTCGCGGATGCCCGCGGCGCGCAGCTGGTCGACGGCGGTGCGGATCTGCTGGAGCGAGATGCCGGTGTCGAGCAGGCGCTTGACGAGCTTGAGCACGAGGATGTCGCGGAAGCCGTACAGGCGCTGCGATCCCGAGCCGCTCGCACCGCGGACGGTGGGGACGACCAGCTCGGTGCGGGCCCAGTAGTCGAGCTGCCGGTAGGTGATGCCGGCGGCACGGGCGGCAACCGCTCCGCGGTAACCGGTGTCGTCGTCCATCTCGGGCAGACCGTCGGTGAAGAGGAGTTCGGTGGCGAACCGGGGTTCACCGACTGTGTCGCCAGCGGTCATGCTCGCGTCCCTCCTCATCGGCTCGATATCCCCACGCTAGATCAGCCGTGCGCCCTCGGCAATGACATCCGGCCGGAGCGTTTCGGCGTGTCGCGCTCAGGACAGCATCCGGTCGATCGCGTCGCGTACGAACAGCGTGCGCACCTCGTCCAGACGCGCCGCGAGCTCGGGGGCGAGCTCGCTCGCGCGGGCACGGGATGCCGCGTCGGGACGCCGCAAGAGAGCGGAGAGCGCCGACTCGATCAGGGCCGCCTCTCGTTCGGCGCTCTGGCGAAGCGAGCGCACGTGGCGCGGCTCGATGCCGTGACGATCGAGGGCGACGAGGGTGCGGAGGAGAGACACCGTCTGCTCGGGATACGTCTCGGCCGGGGTGATGACTCCGGTGCTGATCGCGTCGTTGAGCAACTGCGGGCCGGCACCCGTCGTGGACAGGAGCTCGTCGCGGCGGTACCGCCGCGGGGTCGCCGTCATCGACGGCATCGACGTGGGCGGCGCCGGGTTGCGACCGGCGTCCACGTCGGCGAGGTACTCGCGGATCACCGCGAGAGGCAGGTAGTGGTCGCGCTGGAGCGTGAGCGCCATCCGCAGCCGCTCGAGGTCGGCCGCGGAGAACTTGCGGTACCCGGACTCGGTGCGCGTCGGCGACACGATGCCCTGCACCTCGAGGAAACGCAGCTTGCTCGAGGTGAGGGCGGGGAAATCCGGAGTCAGGCGCGCCAGCACCTGGCCGATGCTCAACAGCCCCGAGGCCGCCGGACGACCGCGAGCGGGGGCTGCCCCCATCAGTGCTCTGCCGGCGGCAGATCGACGGGCGAGACGAAGAAGTTGAGGCGGAACTTGCCGATGCGCACCTCGGCGCCGTTCGCGAGGACCGAGCGGTCGACGCGCTCACCGTTGACGTAGCTGCCGTTCAGGGACCGCTGGTCGACGATCTCGAACGACGTTCCCGAGCGGATGATCTCGGCGTGACGGCGCGAGACCGTGACGTCGTCGAAGAAGATGTCAGCCTCGGGGTGTCGACCGACCGTGGTGACGTCGGTGTCGAGCAGGTAGCGCGCGCCCGTGGTGGGACCGGAGCGCACGATGAGGAGCGCGACCCGCGACGGCAGGGCGTCGATCGCCTCCAGCTCGGCCTCGTTGAGGTCGGCGCCGAAAGGCACGAAGGACAGGTCGGCGTCGTGGCCGAACGTCTGCGTCGTGTCGTGCGACCGCTCCGACGCGGGAACGTCGGCTGCGCGATGGATATCGTCGCGCTCGAATCTGCGGGTCTCGTCCACGGGCTTCTCCTTCTTCTTCACCATCACCGACCGGTCCGACGTGAACGGTCGAACCGACCTCGCGCGGTCGTGGTGGGGCTTCGTCTGTGCTGTTGTCTCGACACCGAGCATCGCTGTCCGGGTAACGCCGATCGCCCGACGGGACACTCGAACCTACCGATCACAGGTCCGCCGTGTCGAGTCCGTTGCCGCGCCGGGTCCCGCCGACCGCCGAACGGTGCGGCGGAGCCGGAGCGCGAAAAAGTCGAACACCATCGATTCTTTCACCTCACCGGGCTTCCGTGTTCCCCCGCTCGCGGTTCGCAACCCGCTCAGAGCTCGGCCGAGCCCCGTCCGGATGGCGGCCAGCCGCGGTCCAGACACGTTCAATAGGGTCGGAGGGTGACTTCCTCCGCTCCCCGCCGATCACTGTCCACCGTTCTCGCGAGTCTGGTGCTCGCCGTCGTCGCCCTCTTCGTGCTGCCGGCGGCACCCGCGTTCGCCCACGATGAGCTGGTGTCGACCGATCCCGCCGCCGACGCCGTCCTCGACGCGCTGCCCGGCCAGATCACCTTCACCTACAGCGCCGACATCCTCACAGAGGAGGGCACGGCCGTCGTCGAGGTCACCGACGCCGACGGCGCCTCGCTCACGGAGGGGGCCCCGGTCGTCTCGGGCACCGACGTGACGCAGACGCTGGCGGGGGCGGCATCCGGTCCGGTGACGGTCGTCTGGCGCGTGGTCTCGAGCGACGGGCACCCCATCGACGGCACGTTCTCGTTCACGGTGAACGCCGCGAGTCCCACGCCCACCGCGACCACGGCGACGCCCACCGCGGCCCCGACCCCGTCGGAGACGGCGCTCCCGACGACGGCGACCCCGGATGCCACGGCGACGCCGTCGGAGACCGTGTCGACGGCGTCTCCCCTGCCGTGGATCCTGCTGGTCGTCGCGCTCGTGATCGTCGCCGGGGCGATCGTCTGGCTGTTCGTCGCACGCGGGCGCCGCGGCTCCTCCGGGGGCGGTTCCGCGGGCACCTCCGGACGATAGGATTTCCTCATGCCTCATTACGATCTGGTCATTCTTGGTGCGGGTCCCGGCGGGTACGTCGCTGCAGTGCGTGGAGCGCAGCTCGGACTGTCGGTCGCGATCGTCGAAGAGAAGTACTGGGGCGGTGTCTGCCTCAACGTGGGCTGCATCCCCTCGAAGGCGCTGCTGCGCAACGCCGATCTCGCGCACACCTTCCACGCGAAGGCCGACTTGTTCGGCATCTCGGGCGACGTGCACTTCGACTTCGGCAAGGCGTTCGACCGTTCGCGGTCGGTGGCGGCCGGCCACGTCAAGGGCATCCACTACCTGATGAAGAAGAACAAGGTCACCGAGTACGAGGGCCGCGGCTTCTTCGCCGACGACCACACGCTCGATGTGACGCTGACCGACGGCTCGAAAGAGAAGGTCACCTTCGACAACGTCATCATCGCCACGGGCTCGACCGTGCGTCTGCTGCCCGGGGTGACCCTCAGCGAGAACGTCGTGACCTACGAGGAGCAGATCCTCAACCGCGAACTCCCCGCCTCGATCGTCATCGTCGGCGCGGGCGCCATCGGCATGGAGTTCGCCTACGTCATGACCAACTACGGCGTGAAGGTCACGATCATCGAGTTCCTCGACCGCGCCCTCCCGAACGAGGACGCCGAGGTCTCGAAGGAGATCCAGAAGCAGTACAAGGGCTACGGCGTCGACATCCTCACCTCCACCAAGGTCGAGTCGGTCACCGACCACGGCGACAAGGTCACGGTCGCGTACACCGCGAAGGACGGCTCGCAGGGGTCGATCGACGCCGACCGCGTGCTGATGTCGATCGGTTTCGCTCCGAAGGTCGAGGGGTTCGGCCTCGAGAACACCGGTGTGAAGCTGACCGAGCGTGGCGCCATCGAGATCGACGACCACATGCGCACGAACGTGCCGCACATCTACTCGATCGGCGACGTCACCGCCAAGCTGCAGCTCGCCCACGTCGCCGAGGCGCAGGGCGTCGTGGCCGCGGAGACCATCGCGGGTGCCGAGACCCAGACACTGGGCGACTACCGCAACATGCCGCGCGCCACGTTCTGCAACCCGCAGGTCGCCTCCTTCGGCCTCACCGAGCAGCAGGCGCGCGACGCCGGTCACGACATCAAGGTCGCGAAGTTCCCCTTCTCGGCGAACGGCAAGGCCAACGGCCTCGGCGAGCCCGTCGGCTTCGTCAAGCTCGTCGCCGACGCCGAGACGCTCGAGCTCATCGGCGGCCACCTCATCGGCCCCGACGTGTCGGAGCTCCTGCCCGAGCTCACCCTCGCGCAGAAGTGGGACCTCACCGCTCTCGAGGCGGCCCGCAACGTGCACACCCACCCGACGCTGTCGGAAGGCCTGCAGGAGGCCTTCCACGGCCTGACGGGTCACATGATCAACCTCTGATCGCTGAGACAGAGAAAGCCCGCCCGGGTTTCCCGGGCGGGCTTTCTCGTTGCCCTTCAACAGGACTGCGTGCTCAGTGGCCGAGCGCGCGAGCCAGTTTGGATCCGGATGCCGCGGGCCGACCGCCCGCCGCGAACACCGCCGCGTCCACCGCGGCGAAGAACGCCGCGCGCCCCTCGTCGTCGGCGGGGCCGGCGGGGCCGAGTTCGACCTCCCACTCGCGCCACGAGGATTCCACGCCGCGACGCTCATCGCGGGCGCGGACGTGGTCGTCGACGAATTCGGCGACCTCTCGCCCATCGGCATCCAGGAGGGCGTACGCTGTGCGCTCGTTCCGCACCCGCGCGAGCGGCGTGAACGGCGGCTCGGCGATCGAGGCGACGGCATCCTGGACCGCCGGCGGCACGACGGGCTCGGCGTCGGGGTCGACGTCGGCCTCGAGGGGCCACTGCGTCTCGGTGCGACCGCCCGCTCGCGCGGGACCCTTCACGTGCCAGCCGGCATCGGGGCCGCCGAGCCGCCGACGCACCGCGACGCCGGCTCGGGCGAGGTCGGCCGCGGGGGTGTCGAGGTAGCGTGCGTCGAGGTCACGCGGCTCGGGCTCGCCGACGCGCACCACTCCGGGCAGCGCCGACCAGTCCGGCAGCGGCGTCGTCTCGTCGACGTCGTACTTGGACTCGACCTCGACGCTGTAGGCCCCGGAGGAGCCTGCGCTCAATCGTCGCGCCCATCGGCGTCGGGGTTGATGTCTTCGGTCTCTTCCACGAAGGTGAACACGGCCTGGGTGGGGCCGTCGGAATCGCCCGTGTGCTCGAGGCCGCCCTCGCGGCGGTAGACGAGCTGGCCCTCGCTGTAGGGCATGATCAGCGTGTCGTCGGACTCGTTCTCGAGCGGGAGCACCTGCCCGTCGAGCGGGCCTCCGGTCAGTCGTGCAATAGCCATGCCGCCAGCGTAGACCGCCCCTCCGACACCGCCGGGCACCTTGACAGGGCTGGCCTAGAATCGCTCGCGTGACGTCGACGGACCTGCCCGGGGAGCGCCCGTTCGTGCTGCTCGCCACCCGTGCCGAGGACCGCCCGGCCGACGAGGAGTACGCCCTCTTCCTGCGGTACACCGGCCTCCCGCCCGAGCGGCTGTTGCGCGTCCGCCTGGAACGCGACGCCCTGCCCGACCTGGACCTCGACGCGATCTCGGGGATCCTCGTGGGGGGAAGCCCGTTCAACGCCTCGGATCCGCCGGAGAAGAAGTCCGCGGTCCAGCACCGCGTCGAATCCGAGATGTCGGCCCTGCTCGAGGACGTCGTCGCACGCGACGTGCCGTTCCTCGGCGCCTGCTACGGCGTGGGGACGCTGGGGACGTACCTGGATGCCGAGATCGACGGCACGTACTCGGAGCCGATCAGCGTGGTCGATGTGACGTTGACGGCAGCCGGACGCGACGACCCGCTCGCCGCCGGGATGCCCGAGACCTTCACGGCCTTCGTCGGGCACAAGGAGGCGATCACGACGCTGCCCTCGCGAGCGACCCTGCTCGCGTCGTCGCCGACATGTCCCGTGCAGATGTTCCGGGTGGGCGAGAACGTCTACGCGACGCAGTTCCACCCCGAGCTCGACGTCGACGGGATCGTCACGCGCATCCACGCCTACGCCGCGTTCGGATACTTCGCGGCGGACGAGCTGGACCTCACGCTGGCCGCGGTGCGGCGCGCTCCGGTCGAGGCGCCGTCGCGGATGCTCCGAACGTTCGTCGAGCGCTACGCGCGCTGAGCACGGTCCGTCTCCGCCGCTCGCGGGGTCTCGCGCACGACGTCGATCGCGGCCGTCACCGCGGGATGCGCGCGGCGCAGGTAGGGCTCCAGCCCCAGGTCGACGAGGTGGACGCGACCCGAGAGCTCGGGACCGCGGCCCCGGACGAGCCCGGCCTTGAGGGCGCCGAACGTGACCGTGACATCGGCGGGGAGGATGACGGCATCCGCGGTCCCGTCGTCGGGGTCCAGGCCGCTCGGCACGTCCACGGCAAGGACCCGCGGGCGGTGCGCGAGGGCGAGCAGCCGCTCGACGAGAGCACGCGCGCTTCCGCGCAGGCGGCGGTCGGCGAGGCGTCCGATGCCCAGGATGCCGTCGAGCACGAGGGCGTAGTCGGCGACGCCCGCCGACGCGTCGGACACGGAGACGACGCGTGCGCCGGCGGCGACGGCCGCGTCGAGGGCCTCGCGATGGACCCTGTCGCGGACGAGCACCACGTCGACGCGTTCCGCGGAGGACGCGAGGTCGGCGGCGGCGAACAGCGCGTCTCCCCCGTTGTCCCCGGCCCCCGCGAGGACGAGCACGGCGCCGGGGGTCGTACGCACCTCGGCGGCCGCGATGTCGGCGAGAGCCCGGGCCGCGGTGCGCATGAGGGGGCGCCCCTCGGCGAGCAGAGGAGCCTCGGCGGCACGGACGGCGTCGGCGGTGTAGGCGGCGACGCGTTCCGTGCTCGGGCGGTCTTTCGATTCCGCGGCGGGGTCGCGCCGGGGATCAGCCACGAGACGCCGCCTCGTCGGCGTCCGCCTCGCGCGCCGCGGCGGCGGGATCGTTCTGAGCGAGCGTCTCGCGTTCCTTCGCCTCGGCCTCACGGGCGGCGTCGAGTTCGCTCGCCGCGGCCTGCACGGCCTTCTCGGCTCGGCGGACGCGGAACTGGATCAACGTGGTCGCGCCGTACTTCGCGCGCACCCGGTCGTGGTCTTCTTCGGTCGCGACCGTGATCCACGCCCCGGCGATGAGGATGACCTGGCTCGAGAGGTTGAGCCACAGCAGGAGCGCGATGAGAGAAGCGAACGTGGTCAGCAGGGGGTTGTTGCCCGCCCCGCCGACGAACAGGCCCGACAGCTGCTGCAGGACGACCAGGCCGACGCCTCCGAGCAGCGCACCGCGCCACAGCGTGCGGCGACGGGTCTTCACGCCCGACAGCGCGGCGAACGCGACCGCCACCGCGGCGGTGTCGAGGACCAGGACGACGATCGTGGAGAGCGCCCACGTCAGCACGGCGGTGACCCAGGAGTCCGCGGAGATGCCCAGCAGACCCCGGACGAAGGTGAGGCCGGCCGTGGCGAGGAACGTCACGAGGGCGGCCCCCACGAGGGCGACGCCGATGCCGACGGCGACCGCGAGATTGCGCACGATGACGAGGACGGGCAGCGTGTCGTCGGTGGTCACTCCCGCGATCTGGCGCAGGGCCGCCCGCAGGGAGCCGATCGCCCCGATCGCCGCGCCGAGCAGACCGATCGTTCCGATGACGCCCGCGATAGTGAACTCCGTCGGCGCTTTGATCGCGCTGACATCCAGCAGCCCGTCGGTGCCGACCAGGCCCGGCACGACGTTGTTCACCGACCGCTCGAGCGCAGCGAGACCCTCGGGGTTACCCGACAGCCAGACCGCCGCGGCGGAGAAGCCGATGAGCACCGCGGCGAACAGGCTGAAGAGGGTGCGATAGGTGACGCTGTCGGCGAGGATGGGGCCCCGCGCACCCGAGTAGACGAGGAAGGCGCGCACGAGGCGGAGCGACAGAGCCCACGCCGTGACGCGACGGATGAGGTCGGCCATGAGGTCAGCGTAACGAGGCGGAGGACCGCGCTCATCGGGGGTTGACCGCACCGGGCCTCGCCGTCACAGACCCGTGATCACCCGCCACCAGGCGCCGAACAGCAGGAAGGGTCCGAACGCGATCGACGCGCCCCGCCTTCCGGCGAGCAGCACGCCCGCGGCGCCGATCCCCGCCGCGAGGAACGCGAGCACGATCCCGGATGCCACGGCCCCGAGCCCTCCCCACCCGAGCACCGCCCCGCAGACGGCGGCCAGCTTCACGTCTCCCCCGCCGAACGCCCCCGGGCGCGCGAGGCGCACCGCCAGACACGCGGCGAACGCGCTGAGCGCTCCGGAGCCGACTCCCGCGAACCGCGCGGGCTCCCCGGCCGCGAGCGCGGCCGCGCCCAGCAGCAGCACCACCACGGCCCCGCCCGGGAGCACGATCGCGTCGGGGAGGCGCCGGGTGCGCGCATCGACCACCGCGAGAACCCCGCTGAGCACCGCGAACGCCGACAGGGCGGGGACCGGGGGCCATGGCATCCGGAGCGTCAGGCGTCGAGGACGAGGAGGTCGACCAGGACGACACCGTCGGGGGCGATCCCCTCGGCGTCGCGCACCGCGCGCTTGAGGGGAAGGACGTAGACCCCGCCTGACTGCGGGAAGATCGAGGTGCGCCAGGTGGACGAGCCGATCGTCGCGTCGACGCGGACACCCCCGAAGCCCCGGCGATACGTCTGGGTCTCGCGGATCTCCTCGCTCAGGTCGGGCGGCAGCGCGACGAAGTACCAGTCGCTGTCGGTGCGGGCCTCCCAGCGATAGACCTCGCCCTCGAAACGCACGATCACGCGGTGCTCCTCTCGTCGCGGGTCACCCTACTCGGGGCCTCCGACGCGGGCGGGGCGTTCTCCCCCGTGCAGGAGGAGTGCGCTCACGCCGGCATCGACGGCCGCCGCCGCGGCGACGGCGAGTACGTAAACGGCGAGGTCGCGCGGATCGAAGCCGCTGCCCAGCACGAGCGCGGCGGGAGGGAAGCGGTCCGCAAGCGCGAGCGGCATCCCGGTGAGCTGGAGGAACTCGACGCCGACGCACCATGCCGCCGCGACCATCCCGAGCACGGCTCGACGCGCTCGCGGCCACACCAGCACGAGTCCGGTGTACGCGGCCACGGCGTACAGCGCGTCTCCCGCGATGTCGGTCGCGTCCGAGGCGGGCAGTCCGCGCGCGACCGTCAGCCCCAGAATCACCACCCCGGCGAGGGCCACCGCCGCCGCGGGCCGCCTGTGTGCGCGTGTCATCCGAGCACCCCCGCGGCGCGCGCCGGCTCGGCGTAGGCGCGCGCGAGGGTCGCGACGGTGTCGTGCGCATTGAGGCCGCTCGGGTTGGGCAGGACCCAGGTCGGGAGCCCCGCGATCCCCTCGTCCTGCCGCCCGGCGACGGCTTTCGGGCGCTGGAACCCGTCGCGGTAGGCGGTGAGTCCGACCACGGCGATCGCGCGCGGCCGCCACGACGCCGCGCGTCCCGTCAGCGCCGCCGCCCCCGCGCGCAGTTCCTCGCGCGACAGCTCGTCGGCGCGCGCGGTGGCCCGCGAGACGAGATTCGACACTCCGATGCCGGCGTCGAGGATCATGCGCCGGTCCGCGTCGCTCAACGGCTCGGCGTAGACGGGGAGGCGAGGGAGGATCCCCGCCTGGACCAGCGCGGGCCAGAACCGGTTCCCGGGGCGGGAGAACGGGGTGCCGGTCGCCGCGGTCCACAGCCCGGGGTTGATGCCGACGAAGAGCAGCCGGACCCCGGGCTCCACGAGGTCGGGGATCGTGGCATCCCGGAACGACTCGAGCTCGGCGCGCGTATAACCCATGAGACCACTATGACCACTACCCCCGCCGGAATCGGTGCGTCTGCCAGGATCGGAGGAATGGATGCCGTGCCCGCGCTCACCGAGATCCCCGCGCCGCAGTTCGTCATCGTCGGCGACAACGTCCGCCTGGCGACGTACACCTGGGGCGATGCGGACGCGGAGGCCGTGCTGTGCGTGCACGGATTCGGGTCGAGCACGCGCGACAACTGGGTCAACACGGGGTGGGTGCGTGATCTCCTCCGCGCGGGATTCCGTGTCGTCGCGGTGGACCAGCGCGGCCACGGTGCGAGCGACAAGCCCCACGACGCGGCGTCGTACACGATGCCCACGTTGGTGAGCGACCTCGTCGCGGTCCTCGACACGTACTTGCTGGATTCCGTTCGCTATCTGGGATATTCGCTCGGCGGACGGGTGGGCTGGCAGCTCGCCGTCGACGCACCGGAGCACGTCGAGCGCGCCGTGCTCGGTGGCATCCCGGACGGTCGTCCGCTCGCCCGGCTGAAGGTCGATCAGGCGCGCGCGTTCCTGGACCACGGAATCCCCGTCGAGGATGCCACGACCCTGCGCTACGTCTCACTCGCCGAGCGCGTGCCCGGAAACGACCTGCGCGCGCTCGTCGCGATCGCGGAGGGCATGCGCCTCGGCGAGACCGATCCCGACCCCGCGTCTCCTCCGCAGCAGCCGGTGCTCATCGCCACGGGGACCGAGGACCCGATCCACGATCAGTCGCAGCACCTCGCGTCGCTCCTGCCGCGCGGGGAGTTCGCGGACATCCCGGGACGGCACCACGTGAACGCGCCCGGCGCGCGGGCCTTCCGCGAGGCCGGACGGGAGTTCCTGTCGCGCGAGGGCTGAACCGGGCCGCGGGGCCGCGAGGGCTCCGCGCATGGCTCCGGGCGCGGGACGGCTCGGCACCCGCGAGGGCTCCGCACTCGCGCGGGGCGCGTGCGCGGGGTGCGTGCGCGGGGTGCGCTCCTCACCCGCAGTCGTACACCGTGCCGGGAGCGGACGAGTCGATCGCGCAGTTCTGCTCGACCCACTGGCGGATCTGCGCGGAAGCCGTGTCGGTGGTCGTCGAGCGGCCGGATCCGGACCCGCCCGCGCCTCCCCCACCCGTGCCTCCGGCCGCGCCGAACCCGGTCGCGCCGGCTCCGGCCCCGCGATCCTCACCGCCGATGACGTAGCGGAGCTCGCCGGACTGGACCAGGGAGATGAACCTGTCGAGCGTGGGGACGTCGTCGCTGCCGTTGAACCCGCCGATCGGGAGGATCGACGCGCCGTCGGTGGCGAGGATGAGGGATGCCGCCTGCTGAGCGCCGAACGCGGCGGCGACGTAGGTCGAGCCCGTGTCGTGCGCCTCCAGCCACGCGACGAGCTCGGTGTCCGCACCCCGGGACATGCCCGCCTGGCCGCCGAAGCCCTGCGTCGCGCCGCTCCGCCCGGTTCCGGGAGCCGTCTGCGCGCCACCCGCGCCGGAGCCGGCGCGCGATCCGCCGCCCTGCGGGCCGTTCTGTCCCCCGCCCTGCGCGCCGCCCGGCATCGAGCCGCCGTCGAAACGGGCGCCGGCACCCTGTCCCCCCGGCCCTCGGCCCGCGCCGCCCATGCCTCCGGCCGACATCTCGGAGACTCCGCCGGCGACCGGGTTGATCGAGCTCGGGTGCGCGATCGTCACCGCCGACCACACGGTCGGGGTGAGCAGGAGACCGACCACCGTCACGATCGCGGTGACCCGCCGGGCGCGGTGACGCGAGAACAGCAGCACGATCGCCGCGGCGGCCGCGGCCGCCTGGACCAGCGACACGGGGATGCTGTAACCGCCGTACGAGAAGCCGATGACGACGGCGGTCAGGCCGGCCAGGCCGACGATCGCCGCGCGCGGCCAGACCTTCCCCGCGCGATGCGCGACGGACAGGGCCACGGCCACCACCAGGGCGAGAGGAACCGCCAGGGCCGCCGTGTAGAACTGATGCATCCCGGCGACGGTGGAGAACATGGCCGCGAACGTCACCGTCCACACCGTCAGCAGCACGGTGAGGGGCCGCGGGAAGCGGAGGAGCCACAGCACGACGATTCCGAGGATCGCGGCGGGGATCAACCAGGCGATCTGACCGGCCAGCTGCGCGTTGAACAGGCGCAGGATGCCGGGATCTCCGGAGAAGGGCGGGGTGAACGACTCGTAGGTCGAGCTGTCGGCCGTCGCGGTGAAGCGCCCCAGGCCGTTGTACCCGAAGACCATCTCCCAGGGGTCGTCGCCGATCGTGCTGCCGATGTACGGCCGGCTCCCGGACGGGATGAGCGACACGATCGCGACCCACCAGAGGGAGGCGGCCAGGCTCACCACCCCGGCCACCGCGAGGTGGAGGATCCGCCGCGCCCAGCTCTGACGCGTGCAGAGGTAGGCCGCGGCGAGCGCCGGCCAGACCGCCCAGGCCTCGAGCATGTAGAACTGGAACGACAGCCCCACGAACGCCCCCGCGACCACGAGCCACCCGACGCTGCGCGCCTGGACCGCCCGGACGGACGCCCACGCCGTCAGCGCCAGACCGAGCACGAAGAACGACTCGGGCTGATTGGAGCGCGAGACGGCGACGAGGATGGGGGTGACCGCGACGATCGCCCCGGCGAGGAGTCCGGCCCGCACGCCCGCGAGGCGACGACCCGCCACGGCGGTGATGACCGCGGCGGCGGTCGCCGCGAGGGCGTTGGGCAGGATCACGGTCCAGGCGGAGTAGCCGAACACCCGCACGAACAGGGCAGGGATCCAGAACGATCCGGGGATCTTGTCGAGGGTGACCGTGCCCGCCGGGTCCACGGCGCCGAAGAAGAAGTTCGACCAGGATCGGCTCATCGACAGGGCGATCGACGCGTAGTACTCGGACGGCGCCCCCGCCCAGACCTGCCAGCCGGTCAGGACCAGCGCGAGTGCGCCCACCGCGATCAGACCTCCCGTCCATGCGCGCGAACGGCGAGCGGTGGGCGGCACGGCCGCCTCGGGGAGCGGCGCGGCGATCGGGTCGAGCGTGGCGGTCATGCCGGGATGGTAGGCAGCCGTTCACTCACGGTTGCTTCACCGCACCTATGAGCGCGGCATGTATCCGAAGCCGAGACGGGCGTGGGTCCTGCTCACGGATCCGCCGGCGGCCACGCCGGAGCGACGGGACGAACCGGGGCCTGTGTCAGGACGCGCGGACCGTGAGCTTCGGCGACGACGGAGCGCGCGTCGCCGTCGCTTGCAGACCCACGCGGACGGTCTGTCCGGCGGTCAGCGCCGCGGCCCAGTCCGCGCCCCGACACGTCACCGTGCTGCCGGCGAGACTGCAGCTCATCCCCCACGCGTTCGAGACGTCGGTGGTGCCCGGCGCCTCGAACGACACCTGCCAGCGTGAGACCGTCCCCGTCGCTGTCACCTCGACCTCGGCGACGTACCCCTCGCCCCAGGAGCTCTGCGGGATCCACGACGCCGTGATGCCGGCGGGCTTCGGAGAAGCGGATGCCGGGGGCCGGGGCGTGGACGTCGGCTTGGGGCTCGAGGTGGGCTTGGGACTCGAGGTGGGCTTGGGACTCGACGAGGGCTTGGTCGTCGGCTGGGGGCTCGACGTCGGCTTGGGACTCGAGGTCGGCTTCGGACTCGACGAGGGCTTGGTCGTCGGCTTCGGACTCGACGTGGGCTTCGGACTCGACGTCGGCTTCGGCGTGGGCACCGCGCCCGGCGTGAGGATCGGCCGGAGCGCCGTCAGCTTGGCCGTCTGCCAGGTACGCCAGTCGTCGGCGACGAGGCCGCCCGTGTCCCCGCTGTTGGGGTTGAACGACCAGTACGCGTAGCTCATCTTCGTCTTCGCGAGGTACGCGACGAGGGTCTTCAGCCACGCCTGGTCGCTCGTGGTCTCGAGTTTCGTGCCGAACTCGCCCAGGAGCACGGGGGCGATGTTCTCGCGCACGAGGTATCCCCAGTTGGCATCCCAGATCCCCTCGAGGTTCGCGGGGTAGTTCGACGCCGAGAACCAGGGCTGCGCGTGCACCGTCGCCGGGTACTCGTGGGGCGAGTAGACCACGCGGTTCTTCACCGACAGGGTGACCGGTGCCGACCGGACGTCCTTGAGACCGCCGCCCCACCACGTGGCGGAGCCGTCGCGCTGGTTCTCGACGCCCTCGACGATGATCAGGAGCTTCGGATTGACCGACAGCACCGCGTTGCCGGCCCGGGTCGCGGCCGCGCGCCAGTCGCGCGACGCATCGCCGCAGTTCCAGCAGGCCGGTCCGTGGGGTTCGTTGTGCAGGTCGGCGCCGATCACGGCGGACTCGTTCTTGTAGCGGGCAGCGAGCATCTTCCAGTCGTCGATCCAGCGCTTCTCGCTGTACTGCGCGGTGTACCAGAGCTCGCTCTGCGCTCCGGAGTCGGGCCGATG
This portion of the Microbacterium testaceum StLB037 genome encodes:
- a CDS encoding NAD(P)H-hydrate epimerase; the encoded protein is MADPRRDPAAESKDRPSTERVAAYTADAVRAAEAPLLAEGRPLMRTAARALADIAAAEVRTTPGAVLVLAGAGDNGGDALFAAADLASSAERVDVVLVRDRVHREALDAAVAAGARVVSVSDASAGVADYALVLDGILGIGRLADRRLRGSARALVERLLALAHRPRVLAVDVPSGLDPDDGTADAVILPADVTVTFGALKAGLVRGRGPELSGRVHLVDLGLEPYLRRAHPAVTAAIDVVRETPRAAETDRAQRA
- a CDS encoding YihY/virulence factor BrkB family protein, whose product is MADLIRRVTAWALSLRLVRAFLVYSGARGPILADSVTYRTLFSLFAAVLIGFSAAAVWLSGNPEGLAALERSVNNVVPGLVGTDGLLDVSAIKAPTEFTIAGVIGTIGLLGAAIGAIGSLRAALRQIAGVTTDDTLPVLVIVRNLAVAVGIGVALVGAALVTFLATAGLTFVRGLLGISADSWVTAVLTWALSTIVVLVLDTAAVAVAFAALSGVKTRRRTLWRGALLGGVGLVVLQQLSGLFVGGAGNNPLLTTFASLIALLLWLNLSSQVILIAGAWITVATEEDHDRVRAKYGATTLIQFRVRRAEKAVQAAASELDAAREAEAKERETLAQNDPAAAAREADADEAASRG
- a CDS encoding prepilin peptidase; amino-acid sequence: MPWPPVPALSAFAVLSGVLAVVDARTRRLPDAIVLPGGAVVVLLLGAAALAAGEPARFAGVGSGALSAFAACLAVRLARPGAFGGGDVKLAAVCGAVLGWGGLGAVASGIVLAFLAAGIGAAGVLLAGRRGASIAFGPFLLFGAWWRVITGL
- a CDS encoding DUF1905 domain-containing protein produces the protein MIVRFEGEVYRWEARTDSDWYFVALPPDLSEEIRETQTYRRGFGGVRVDATIGSSTWRTSIFPQSGGVYVLPLKRAVRDAEGIAPDGVVLVDLLVLDA
- a CDS encoding DUF2809 domain-containing protein, whose protein sequence is MTRAHRRPAAAVALAGVVILGLTVARGLPASDATDIAGDALYAVAAYTGLVLVWPRARRAVLGMVAAAWCVGVEFLQLTGMPLALADRFPPAALVLGSGFDPRDLAVYVLAVAAAAAVDAGVSALLLHGGERPARVGGPE
- a CDS encoding mismatch-specific DNA-glycosylase, which encodes MGYTRAELESFRDATIPDLVEPGVRLLFVGINPGLWTAATGTPFSRPGNRFWPALVQAGILPRLPVYAEPLSDADRRMILDAGIGVSNLVSRATARADELSREELRAGAAALTGRAASWRPRAIAVVGLTAYRDGFQRPKAVAGRQDEGIAGLPTWVLPNPSGLNAHDTVATLARAYAEPARAAGVLG
- a CDS encoding alpha/beta fold hydrolase, with protein sequence MDAVPALTEIPAPQFVIVGDNVRLATYTWGDADAEAVLCVHGFGSSTRDNWVNTGWVRDLLRAGFRVVAVDQRGHGASDKPHDAASYTMPTLVSDLVAVLDTYLLDSVRYLGYSLGGRVGWQLAVDAPEHVERAVLGGIPDGRPLARLKVDQARAFLDHGIPVEDATTLRYVSLAERVPGNDLRALVAIAEGMRLGETDPDPASPPQQPVLIATGTEDPIHDQSQHLASLLPRGEFADIPGRHHVNAPGARAFREAGREFLSREG